The following proteins are co-located in the Besnoitia besnoiti strain Bb-Ger1 chromosome Unknown contig00007, whole genome shotgun sequence genome:
- a CDS encoding uncharacterized protein (encoded by transcript BESB_074830), translated as MKFGKSIQREAGKNCRVRYIDYKGLKKNIKRASSHLEKQDYRLCVEALQNFHVGLERELGEVRRTYTSQLQEVRKSKDVVCSLLSDLRASLPHRPLGEAASLPRDALRGLAGEETSADGGSASGDDGEEPFLRRLLSPELARKLEQVETIEAAIEIFRAHSPAFAAGAQEWGCAQTAPKESRNAGDIPEGEQPAGAPERVRRVRGDAHQSGGDAAAAAESDDEEGERAGEQREKEKTKRKKHEQREEELRWKLQGRRKREEQGGGSRSAKSEPRGRTETDREAGTPRRPAGRPLLRAQHSRESPENEEGEARPQVGREEDGESRVERAAEAGEDGEHDCGRKSSDGDDTEEESNDEKVFRLCIALQEGSTQARQLRRFVIWNSVAVVKIIKKKTKLLCRCPPPRMKRGRPAPSSLSPTSTELHRACTSPQSPPRADAHPCIGCCLHRLAQQNVAFQASSASAESATERLKERDGDREKKQVRRRQKKAPDAEAPAPDGTDSALGPLEPREDRPSVCVASGEEAEAAETDDEESGNMSYNASGGRASSLEGRPPKETQASSHPSLSAKRSSFAPGSEARAAGGEDEESANLTIMEACFSSASSVLRRECWYSSMALPSLLSTLDTLVDHVLLGLAGRAQNEDRHICPICLDVIVDPVILRACCHRFCFTCLAAAAISSPAKGELPKCPSCRTCIVPVDAEAAVGCARGVGPLGTGPQGPHPVERGLLLRPPGPGGGGSPAGLLAAGASPSGAVPPVAAGDPPGSPGSRASPAGSRPPGPGGSDGLRPEEGGLDAPLARASRGPDDGAAGPGRARERVHLQGSGTGSDGDRDPGEGGGDCSVSGSSGDLDSCLASSSPPSSTGSPSLSATARGTVGPQMGVGSSGSERRCRPRLPARPEVGRGGKAPKGEEESPLHSSVKASCAKASLVAFRSSAARPSLSSSSLETNGGERASGLQRSSSSGSSGGGSCEVQLSSPMEHSRERGAGMEVAGEEGEKGEEREDATGLENEPANQGGREWPQRVGAAGAGERGGQGQRRHTWGDLRKDGSAFREDACVASHPLGGPPCSYSFARPFCLSHASSSACFSAPGAESSSVAPSGLSAGLEASPAGSPGAGVREDGGGGRGFFSLSSPEKSVADAASAFSSFSFSATPASSANFGGPAPPGFPERLRTPPGLCRPLQVAGDERGENLDAAETGNPCSAASLLPSLSTCSESSLLAAPALAPSALPRPAPSHSSRAPVSSYAPQDVPFSASSPQSCSSVSASHSSSCPSFTASLRGGVPPPPRQRARPDCAAQEPSPPSPLPSLRFPQASLPSAAVDSPPRERSDGGDLFRPPAAASSSGVASWLLRHGTREDAGEGMASREGNREVSGGRRRAGALGGSAEEPGDWKGGGEGDDELADNILHFRDVRQALLQYRVKEALQELHERKQREDQFRLLTELLLSADSTCPPSSSLEEVLCQKVSPADGAAAFSSFAPEAPQPAPTALSFPSFPSSAAFAAGTRGGKTPGRAAAQGGCREATGACSRGVSFSREGDGEADGGATSLELQQEEHVYNQLLVLQLYLQQQRFLTEQRQASGLPSPSVSQPREFLPSASSLNGSSIASSFAAPCPPGFAAPGPQPPSGVFALIEELRAAVAAATGIGSAPSPPFASSASVPVQSVAALPPPPRAFSPHGGSGEKRACEGQLHEEKGPVLLPSQRPSPSFSSAESSGAERSEELRSCGASAPFYGGQEARGGSGGKGEGACEGRAAGQATGVLAAGFANHDLSGLNLDDSTLALALLLQELQRERDGRSVEEDGDVGEQPSEGGVSGRTEEARAVDNGATQRACRPPRAVELRASPRDASARAPPLDARPGVQHHGGLGPFPEEPSEPQQTALDGKTLQRAACAPADRSPCSTSAASGAAGSRSLPTAAGSWSGDPRHSGGRDEGRKGAADTHGGPASLGGVEAKRGPGGPLPAAAGEERDVRTPKEKGDKARVRLSPAERKFKHCPPPPSRPPPPPPLPPPPPAPSSFPFSSSCLSPPFSCASFVSSSSPSPGAPPPPGAVGSEAGEKVGCRPQTGASPAARPGQGLEAQRQVGPPQQRREKRSRKGGEKAACARSTSSSVSKVSGSVRQNSVDAGAEKLCSGDGSARREKEGDDGRNEQLALGFQPPPPVPPPPPPPPAFAPAASFPATSSSLAPAFSAPSAISQPPPPPPPLPPPPSPPPPPPYASTPGCPSPTAPSSASSSTRASFSSYSPVTEEESGGGHRFLASSSVPKQALMAGLLPPPAHGPSPLAVLSTLSKQRAAVLAAASGSSRARHNGGGTPPSSSVAEVSASCPPSPALLLCAGDFVGREDCGARGEQ; from the exons ATGAAATTCGGCAAGAGTATACAGCGAGAGGCAGGGAAAAACTGCCGCGTCAGATATATCGACTACAAAGGCTTAAAAAAAAACATCAAACGCGCTTCTTCCCATCTCGAGAAACA GGACTACCGTCTGTGCGTCGAGGCTTTGCAGAACTTCCACGTGGGCCTGGAGCGCGAACTGGGGGAGGTGCGGCGTACGTACACCAGCCAGCTGCAGGAGGTCCGGAAGTCGAAGGACGTAGTCTGCTCACTTTTGTCAgatctgcgcgcctcgcttccgcaTCGGCCCCTCGGGGAagccgcttcgctgcctcggGACGCCCTCCGCGGACTTGCGGGAGAGGAGACTTCGGCCGATggaggcagcgcgagtggcgatgacggcgaagagcctttcctccgtcgcctgctCTCCCCCGAGCTGGCGAGAAAACTGGAGCAAGTGGAGACGATCGAAGCGGCGATAGAGATCTTCCGCGCGCACTCACCGGCGTTCGCGGCTGGCGCACAAGAGTGGGGATGTGCGCAAACAGCGCCGAAGGAATCGAGAAACGCAGGCGACATCCCAGAGGGGGAACAACCGGCTGGGGCCCCAGAGAGGGTGCGGCGGGTGCGGGGCGACGCCCATCAgtcgggcggcgacgcggccgcggctgcagagtcggatgacgaggagggcgagcgagctggtgagcagagggagaaggagaaaaccAAGCGAAAGAAAcacgagcagagagaggaagagctgCGCTGGAAGCTGcaggggagaagaaagcgagaggaACAGGGTGGCGGCTCGCGGTCGGCGAAGAGTGAACCGAGAGGGCGCACAGAGACGGACCGAGAGGCGGGGACTCCCCGGAGGCCCGCTGGTCGAccccttctccgcgcccagCACTCTCGAGAGTCTCCTGAGAATGAAGAAGGTGAGGCACGGCCGCAGGtggggagagaagaagacggcgagagccgTGTGGAGCGAGCAGCGGAAGCTGGAGAAGATGGCGAACATGACTGCGGGCGGAAgtcgagcgacggcgacgacacGGAAGAGGAGAGCAACGATGAAAAGGTTTTTCGTCTCTGCATTGCCCTCCAGGAGGGCAGCACGCAGGCCAGACAGCTGCGCAGATTTGTCATCTGGAACTCTGTCGCCGTTGTGAAAATCATCAAGAAAAA AACCAAACTCCTCTGTCGgtgcccgccgcctcgaatGAAGCGGGGGCGGCCCGCcccttcgtcgctctcgccgacGTCGACTGAATTGCATCGAGCCTGCACgtctccgcagtctccgccgcgcgcggacgcgcatcCCTGCATCGGCTGCTGCTTGCATCGCCTTGCACAGCAGAACGTGGCCTTCCAAgcgtcctccgcgagcgcagagTCTGCGACAGAGCGCTTGAAGGAGCGTGATGGCgaccgcgagaagaagcaggtgcgcagaaggcagaagaaggcCCCGGATGCGGAGGCTCCCGCCCCAGACGGCACGGACTCGGCGTTGGGTCCCCTAGAGCCCAGAGAGGACCGTCCGTCGGTGTgcgtggcgagcggcgaggaggccgaggcggcggagacggacgacgaggagagtgGCAACATGTCTTACAACGCCTCGGGGGGACGGGCGTCGAGCTTGGaggggcggccgccgaaggaGACCCAGGCCTCGTCGCAtccgtctctctcggcgaagaggagctcgTTTGCGCcggggagcgaggcgcgcgcggccggcggagaggacgaggagtcGGCGAACCTGACGATCATGGAAGCCTgcttctcgtctgcgtcctccgttctgcggcgcgagtgTTGGTACTCCTCCAtggcgctgccttcgctgctcTCCACACTTGACACACTGGTAGACCACGTCCTTCTCGGCCTCgcgggccgcgcgcagaATGAGGATCGCCACATATGCCCCATCTGCCTCGACGTCATCGTCGACCCCGTCATTCTGAGGGCCTGCTGCCACAG GTTCTGTTTCACctgtctcgctgcggcggccatCAGCAGTCCTGCGAAGGGTGAGCTGCCCAAGTGCCCTTCGTGCCGCACCTGCATCGTCCccgtcgacgccgaggcggctgtGGGGTGCGCACGGGGCGTGGGGCCGCTGGGGACCGGGCCCCAGGGCCCACATCCCGTGGAGCGGGGCCTCCTTCTCCGGCCCCCCGGGCCCGGAGGAGGGGGGTCGCCGGCAGGCCtgctcgctgcaggcgcgagccCTTCAGGCGCGGTCCCCCCGGTAGCCGCCGGGGACCCTCCAGGGTCGCCGggctcgcgggcctcccccgcgggctcgcggcctccgggACCCGGGGGAAGCGATGGACTGCGGCCTGAGGAGGGAGGACTTGACGCCCCCCTTGCGCGTGCTTCACGTGGACCAGACGATGGAGCCGCTGGTCCTGGAAGGGCGCGAGAACGTGTGCATCTTCAGGGCTCCGGGACGGGCTCGGATGGAGACAGAGACCctggcgaaggcggaggagactgcTCTGTCTCTGGGTCGTCGGGGGACCTCGACTCGTGCttggcgtcgtcgtcgccgccttcctccacgggctcgccctctctctcggcgaccgcgcgaggGACGGTGGGGCCCCAGATGGGCGTGGGCTCCTCGGGCTCGGAACGCCGATGCAGGCCGCgactgccggcgcggccggaggtggggcgaggcggaaaggctcccaaaggcgaggaggagagtcCTTTACACAGCAGCGTAAAGGCCTCGTGTGCAAAGGCGAGTCTAGTCGCCTTTAGGtcgtccgcggctcgcccgtccctgtcttcgtcctccctcGAAACaaacggcggcgagcgagcgagcggCTTGCAACGGAGTTCTTCGTCGGGCTCGTCCGGCGGAGGTAGCTGCGAGGTGCAATTATCCTCGCCCATGGAGCATTCTCGCGAGAGAGGGGCGGGTATGGAGgtcgcgggagaggagggagagaagggagaggaacGTGAAGACGCGACGGGACTCGAGAACGAACCGGCAAACCAAGGCGGGAGAGAGTGGCCGCAGAgagtcggcgccgcaggggctggcgaacgcggcggacagggccagcgccgccacacATGGGGAGATTTGAGGAAGGACGGAAGTGCGTTTCGAGAGGACGCGTGTGTAGCTTCGCATCCTTTGGGAGGCCCCCCTTGCTCTTATTCGTTTGCCAGACCTTTTTGTTTGTCGCatgcctcgtcgtctgcgtgctTTTCCGCCCCAGGGGCCGAGTCGTCGTCAGTCGCTCCTTCCGGCCTCAGCGCAGGCCTCGAGGCATCTCCAGCCGGGTCACCGGGCGCTGGCGTGAGGGAAGAcggtggaggcgggcgcggattCTTCTCCCTTTCTTCGCCAGAGAAGTCCGTGGCTGATGCCGCCTCGGCTTTCAGTTCGTTCTCGTTCTCTGCCACTCCTGCCAGTTCTGCGAACTTCGGGGGCCCAGCTCCTCCCGGTTTCCCCGAGCGTCTTCGCACCCCGCCCGGCCTCTGTCGTCCGCTGCAGGTcgcgggagacgagcgaGGGGAGAATCTCGATGCCGCCGAGACCGGTAATCCGtgctccgcggcttcgctgttACCTTCTCTCTCAACGTGCTCGGAGTCCTCGTtgctggcggcgccagcgctcgctccctctgcgctgcctcgcccggcgccgTCTCATTCTTCGCGGGCCCCGGTCTCGTCCTACGCACCTCAGGACGTGCCattctctgcctcgtctccccAGTCCTGTTCGtccgtctctgcttcgcatTCATCGTCTTGCCCGTCATTCACGGCATCGCTGCGAGGGGGCGTGCCTCCTCCCCCAcggcagagggcgcgccCCGACTgtgcggcgcaggagccttcgcccccctctccgctgccgtctctccgcttccctcaggcctcgctgccttcaGCTGCGGTTGACAGtccgccgagagagaggagcgacggaggagacCTGTTTaggccgcctgcggctgcgtcgtcttcagGCGTGGCGTCCTGGCTGCTGCGTCACGGGacgcgagaggacgccggcgaggggaTGGCAAGTCGAGAGGGGAACAGAGAGGtcagcggagggcgccggcgcgccggcgcgctcggGGGCTCCGCAGAGGAGCCGGGAGACTggaaaggaggcggcgagggcgacgacgagctcgcGGATAACATTCTTCACTTTCGAGACGTGCGCCAGGCCCTCTTGCAGTACCGCGTGAAGGAGGCGCTCCAAGAGCTCCACGAACGAAAGCAGCGCGAAGATCAGTTCCGGCTGCTCACGGAGCTTCTGCTCTCGGCGGACTCCACCTgcccgccttcgtcgtcgctcgaAGAGGTTCTGTGTCAGAAGGTGTCGCCGGCCGACGGAGCCGCGGCTTTCTCGTCCTTCGCGcccgaagcgccgcagccggcgccgaccgccctctcgtttccttcctttccttcctccgccgcgttcgctgcTGGGACGCGGGGGGGCAAGACGCCcggcagggcggcggcgcaggggggctgccgagaggcgacgggagCTTGCAGCCGCGGAGTTTCCTTTTCGAGGGAA ggggacggcgaggcggacggcggtGCCACGAGCTTGGAACTGCAGCAGGAGGAACACGTCTACAATCAGCTTTTGGTTCTGCAGTTGtacctgcagcagcagcgcttTCTCACTGAGCAGAGGCAAGCGAGCggcctgccgtcgccgtctgttTCGCAGCCGCGGGAGTTTTtgccctccgcgtcttcgctcaACGGCTCGTCGATcgcgtcctccttcgccgcgccctgcccCCCGGGCTTCGCGGCCCCTGGGCCGCAGCCCCCCAGCGGGGTCTTCGCGCTCATtgaggagctccgcgcggcggtTGCCGCCGCCACGGGCATCGGGAGCGCCCCCTCTCCGCcgttcgcgtcttccgcgtctgtgCCGGTGCAGTCGGTCGCTGccttgcctccgccgccacgtGCCTTCTCGCCTCACGGAGGCAgtggcgagaagcgcgcatGCGAAGGCCAGCTGCACGAGGAGAAAGGACCCGTTCTGCTGCCTTCTCAGCGACCCTCTCCCTCGTTCAGTTCCGCAGAGAGCAGCGGGGCcgagcgcagcgaggagctgcgctcctgcggcgcctctgccccGTTCTACGGCGGCCAAGAGGCaagaggagggagcggcggcaagggagaaggcgcctgcgagggaaGGGCGGCGGGTCAGGCAACGGGCGTCCTTGCCGCCGGTTTCGCTAACCACGACCTCTCCGGCCTGAACCTCGACGACTCCacgctggcgctcgcgctgctcctgcaggaactgcagagagagcgcgacggAAGGAGcgtggaggaggacggcgatgTGGGCGAGCAGCCCTCTGAGGGAGGCGTCAGCGGCCGCACagaggaagcgcgggcgGTAGACAACGGAGCAACccagcgcgcctgccgcccgccccgcgcaGTGGAGCTCCGAGCCAGCCCTCgcgacgcgtccgcgcgcgcgccgcccttaGACGCGCGCCCCGGCGTTCAGCACCACGGTGGGCTCGGGCCGTTCCCGGAGGAGCCCAGCGAGCCCCAGCAGACCGCCTTGGACGGAAAAACGCTTCAGcgagctgcctgcgcgccggcagatCGCTCTCCGTGCTCCacgtcggcggcctctggggcggcgggctcgcggTCGCTCCCCACCGCTGCCGGCTCTTGGAGCGGAGACCCTCGACACAGCGGCGGGAGGGACGAAGGACGGAAAGGCGCTGCCGACACGCATGGGGGGCCGGCGTCCCTGGGCGGAGTCGAGGCAAAGAGAGGCCCCGGCGGCCCGCTgccagctgcggcgggcgaggagcgcGACGTGCGAACTCCGAAGGAGAAAGGTGACAAGGCGCGGGTCCGTTTGTCGCCTGCAGAACGGAAGTTCAAGCACTGCCCTcccccgccttcgcggccgcctccgcctccgcctctgcctccgccgcccccggcgccgtCTTCATTTCCGTTCTCCTCCTcgtgtctctcgcctcctttcTCGTGTGCCTCGTTCGTTTCGTCGAGTTCGCCGTctcccggcgcgccgccgcctcctgggGCGGTCggcagcgaagcaggcgagaaggTGGGCTGCCGGCCGCAGACCGGCGCGAGCCCCGCGGCAAGGCCGGGGCAGGGcttggaggcgcagagacaggtggggccgccgcagcagcgcagggagaagaggagcaggaaggggggggagaaAGCCGCCTGTGCGCGGTCGACGTCGTCGAGTGTCTCGAAGGTCTCGGGGTCTGTTCGCCAGAACAGCGttgacgcgggcgcggagaagctTTGCAGCGGAGACGGGTCAGCtcggcgcgagaaggagggagaCGATGGAAGAAACGAACAGCTCGCGCTCGGCTtccagcctccgcctcctgtgcctcctccgccccctcccccg CCTGCCTttgcgcctgctgcttcctTTCCCGCcacttcttcctccctcgcgcctgcgttctcggcgccgagcgcgatatcgcagccgccgccgccgccccctcctctgcctcctcctccctcgccgccgccgcctccgccctaCGCCTCCACACCTGGCTGCCCGTCTCCCACGGcgccctcttcggcctcctcgtcgactCGCGCGTCCTTTTCTTCGTATTCGCCAGTGActgaagaggagagcggcggaggccatcgcttcctcgcctcctcctcagtCCCCAAACAGGCGCTCATGGCGGGGCTCCTGCCCCCGCCGGCACACGGGccctctccgctcgccgtTCTCTCGACGCTGTCGAAGcaacgcgccgccgtcctcgcggcggcgtcagGTTCTAGTCGGGCAAGACACAACGGCGGAGGaacgccgccttcgtcttccgtggcggaggtctccgcgtcctgccCACCTTCGCCGGCGTTGTTGCTTTGTGCGGGCGACTTCGTGGGGAGAGAGGACTGCGGAGCGAGAGGGGAGCAGTAG
- a CDS encoding nuclear protein-like family protein (encoded by transcript BESB_074840), translating to MSSLEAVRADGYYYGPDYDPRQHGSLNQYRGSHPLGDRAKKLDVGILVIRFEMPFKVWCTACSHVIDKGVRFNAEKKCVGTYFSTKILEFAFACPRCKEEITITTDPKNAEYRCTKGVRRKVETFSCEDAETIELPGIDEREKMNLDPMFRLDVKKAHTRTDQAEMETVIEDLIDFSDSRSADDYAANLALRERLRFRRLADENQAAAERALGPARAAAACAVGGEAEDALAAKSVRFRQRKTQMDRLVKKTAMKMTSIFDRKNVVPNKFSSASLQGKAVEAGFTLGPTITRISSKKDDKVHAHGAGARKRIPGTELGGVVVKKNKT from the coding sequence ATGTCGTCGCTGGAGGCCGTCCGCGCGGACGGCTACTACTACGGGCCGGACTACGACCCGAGGCAGCACGGCAGCTTGAATCAGTACCGAGGTTCTCACCCCCTGGGGGACCGAGCGAAGAAGCTCGACGTGGGGATCCTGGTGATTCGCTTCGAAATGCCCTTCAAGGTGTGGTGCACAGCCTGCAGCCACGTCATCGACAAAGGCGTGCGCTTCAACGCGGAGAAAAAGTGCGTGGGCACGTATTTCTCGACAAAGATTCTCgagttcgccttcgcctgcccCAGGTGCAAGGAGGAGATCACCATCACCACGGATCCGAAGAACGCCGAGTACAGATGCACCAAGGGCGTCCGCCGAAAGGTCGAGACGTTCAgctgcgaagacgccgagacgATCGAGCTCCCGGGGATCGACGAACGCGAAAAAATGAACTTAGATCCCATGTTCAGACTCGACGTCAAAAaggcacacacgcgcaccgATCAGGCGGAGATGGAGACCGTGATTGAGGACTTGATCGACTTCTCAGACTCACGCTCGGCCGACGACTACGCGGCGAACTTGGCTCTGAGGGAGAGACTGCGATTTCGGCGACTCGCAGACGAGAAtcaggcggccgccgaacGCGCGCTGGGccccgcgagagccgcggcggcatgcgccgtcggcggcgaggccgaggatGCCCTCGCGGCGAAAAGCGTCCGGTTCCGACAGCGGAAAACGCAGATGGACCGACTCGTCAAGAAGACAGCCATGAAAATGACCTCGATATTCGACAGAAAAAACGTCGTCCCCAACAAATTTTCCTCCGCCTCACTCCAGGGAAAAGCCGTAGAGGCCGGCTTCACGCTGGGACCCACCATCACGCGAATCAGCTCCAAAAAAGACGACAAGGTTCACGCacacggcgcgggcgcgcggaaaCGCATCCCGGGCACGGAGCTCGGGGGCGTCGTCGTGAAGAAAAATAAAACTTGA